A section of the Cryobacterium soli genome encodes:
- a CDS encoding sensor histidine kinase, translated as MSTLSDLVLAQGRNSAEDVDWLHMLVADGQLLADLAFADIVVWVPTLGGSFVAVAHARPSSAATLFYRDFVGQEIKAEWRKQVTEAFDTAKIIDTTAPDWYEETPTRVRAIPVRRRISSSGAEITPEPIAVLTRHTNLSETRTPGRQELTFNDCANDLFAMIASGDFPDLGAPTGPRRGAPRASDGLIRLDLDGVTTFASPNALSAFNRMGFADELEGESLAEVTTSLLSGKAVVDESLPLVVTGRAPWRTDIEARGVTVSLRAIPIRNRGERIGAIVLSRDVSELRHQERELITKDATIREIHHRVKNNLQTVASLLRIQARRTHSDTAREALNQAMRRVAAIAVVHDTLSSGLSQNVDFDAVFDRVLLLIAEVASAHNTTAHPKSSGSFGILPSAYATPLALALTELVTNAVEHGLAGREGEVSIEAERDLETLTVRVRDNGSGLPEGKVGSGLGTQIVRTLIQGELSGSIDWHTMMGSGTEVTIEIPLRFMEFD; from the coding sequence TTGCACATGCTCGTCGCCGACGGCCAGCTGCTGGCCGACCTCGCCTTCGCCGACATCGTGGTGTGGGTGCCGACCTTGGGCGGCAGCTTCGTCGCCGTGGCCCACGCCAGGCCGTCCAGCGCCGCGACACTGTTCTACCGCGACTTCGTCGGCCAGGAGATCAAAGCCGAGTGGCGCAAGCAGGTCACCGAAGCCTTCGACACCGCCAAGATCATCGATACCACCGCACCGGACTGGTACGAGGAGACGCCCACCCGGGTGCGCGCCATCCCCGTGCGCCGCCGCATCAGCTCCAGCGGCGCCGAGATCACCCCCGAGCCCATCGCCGTGCTCACCCGGCACACCAATCTCAGCGAGACCCGCACGCCGGGTCGCCAGGAGCTGACCTTCAACGACTGCGCGAACGACCTCTTCGCGATGATCGCCTCCGGCGACTTCCCCGACCTGGGCGCCCCGACCGGCCCGCGCCGCGGCGCACCCCGCGCCTCGGACGGCCTGATCCGGCTGGACCTGGACGGCGTGACCACCTTCGCCAGCCCGAACGCGCTGTCCGCGTTCAACCGCATGGGCTTCGCCGACGAGCTGGAGGGCGAGTCCCTCGCCGAGGTCACCACGAGCCTGCTCAGCGGCAAGGCCGTCGTCGACGAGTCCCTCCCGCTGGTCGTGACCGGCCGGGCCCCCTGGCGCACCGACATCGAGGCCCGCGGGGTGACGGTGTCGCTGCGCGCGATCCCGATCCGCAACCGCGGCGAGCGGATCGGCGCCATCGTGCTCTCCCGCGACGTCTCCGAGCTCCGGCACCAGGAGCGCGAACTGATCACCAAGGATGCGACCATCCGGGAGATCCACCACCGGGTGAAGAACAACCTGCAGACCGTGGCGTCGCTGTTGCGCATCCAGGCGCGCCGCACCCACTCGGACACCGCCCGTGAGGCGCTCAACCAGGCCATGCGCCGGGTCGCGGCCATCGCCGTCGTGCACGACACGCTCTCCAGCGGGCTCAGCCAGAACGTCGACTTCGACGCCGTGTTCGACCGGGTGCTGCTGCTCATCGCCGAGGTGGCGTCGGCGCACAACACCACGGCCCACCCCAAGTCGTCCGGCAGTTTCGGGATCCTGCCCAGCGCCTATGCGACGCCGCTCGCGCTCGCGCTCACTGAACTCGTGACCAACGCTGTCGAGCACGGCCTCGCCGGCCGGGAGGGCGAGGTGTCGATCGAGGCCGAGCGCGACCTCGAGACCCTCACGGTGCGCGTGCGCGACAACGGCTCCGGACTGCCGGAGGGCAAGGTCGGGTCGGGACTCGGCACCCAGATCGTGCGCACCCTCATCCAGGGCGAGCTCAGCGGATCGATCGACTGGCACACCATGATGGGCAGCGGCACAGAGGTCACCATCGAGATCCCGCTGCGCTTCATGGAATTCGACTGA